In Gemmatimonas sp., the sequence GGCAAGACCACGCTGTTGCGGCTGCTGGGCGGGCTGCTCAAGCCCACGAGGGGAACCACGAAGCTGCACGGGGTGCCCCTGCCGGGGCCATCGGAGACGCGCCGCCTGGTAGGGCTCATCAGCCACCACTCCATGCTCTACCCGGCACTCACCGTGCGCGAGAACGTGCGCTTCGCCGCCGAGTGCCAGGGGGTGGTAAACGCCGACACGGCCACCAGCGACGTGCTGCGCCGCCTTCGGGTGCTCGATCGCGAGCATCAGCCGGTGCGCTTTCTCAGTCGCGGGCTGCAGCAGCGCGTGAGCATTGCCCGGGCGCTGGTGCATGCGCCGCGGCTGGTGCTGCTCGACGAACCGTACACGGGACTCGACGAAGTGGGGGCGCTGGCGTTCACCGACGCCCTGCGCGAACTCAAGGCAGGCGGGGCCACGCTGGTGCTGGTGACGCACAATCTGGTGGAGGGCATTGCGCTGGCCACGCGCGCGGTGATCATGCGCCAGGGCACGTTCGTGCACGATGAACCCACGCCGCCCGGCGGTTTCGATCTGGCGGAGTTTCAGGGGCGGTATCGGGCACTGGTGCACGAGGGGTTGGCGTGAGCGAACCGGTGTCGCGCACGGGACGAACCGTGACCGCAGGGCACCGGGCGCCGGCGTTCGTGGCCGACGCGCTGCGCATTGCCGGCAAGGACCTCCGCATCGAGTTCCGCACGCGCAGTGCGTTTCTCGCGGCCACCGTGTTTGCCGTGCTCGCCGTGGTGATCTTCCGGTTCACGTGGGATCCCACCGCCATCCCGGCGTTCGACCTCGCGCCGGGGGTGCTCTGGGTGATCTTCACCTTTTCCGGGCTGCTGGGGCTGAACCGGTCGTTCGGGCTCGAGCTCTCCGACCGCGCGTACGACGGGCTCCTGGCCAGCCAGGTGAGCCGCGAAAGCATCTTCGTGGGAAAGGTTCTGGCCAATCTGGTGTTCGTAAGTGGGGTCCAGGCGCTGGCGCTTCCGGCGGTGGCGCTGTTCTTCGATCTTCAGGTGGGGAGCGCGTGGGGGGTGCTCATTGGCATCGTGCTCTGCGCGTCGCTGGGACTCGCCGCCGTGGGCACGCTGTTCGCCGCCATCGCGAGCAACACGCGACTGGCCGAGCTGCTGCTCCCCATGATGACGTTGCCGTTCTTCGTGCCGCTGGTGATCCCGGCGGCACAGACCTCGGCGTACATCCTTCGCGGTCAGCCGCTCGAGGATGCGATGCCCTGGTTCAAGCTGTTGCTCGCGTTCGACCTGGTCTTCGTGACGGCGTGCATCGTCGTCTTTCCGTACACGATCGAGGAGTAGTGCACATGGCGACTTCGGCCGCCACCATCACCCCGGACAAGATGCCGGAGGTCAAGCCGGTCGACGGCTTCCTCGC encodes:
- a CDS encoding ABC transporter ATP-binding protein produces the protein MPIPHETGATAVVRAATGSALPHPPAAVEAEGLVRAFGGRKAVNGISLTLADGDCLALFGPNGAGKTTLLRLLGGLLKPTRGTTKLHGVPLPGPSETRRLVGLISHHSMLYPALTVRENVRFAAECQGVVNADTATSDVLRRLRVLDREHQPVRFLSRGLQQRVSIARALVHAPRLVLLDEPYTGLDEVGALAFTDALRELKAGGATLVLVTHNLVEGIALATRAVIMRQGTFVHDEPTPPGGFDLAEFQGRYRALVHEGLA
- a CDS encoding heme exporter protein CcmB, whose product is MSEPVSRTGRTVTAGHRAPAFVADALRIAGKDLRIEFRTRSAFLAATVFAVLAVVIFRFTWDPTAIPAFDLAPGVLWVIFTFSGLLGLNRSFGLELSDRAYDGLLASQVSRESIFVGKVLANLVFVSGVQALALPAVALFFDLQVGSAWGVLIGIVLCASLGLAAVGTLFAAIASNTRLAELLLPMMTLPFFVPLVIPAAQTSAYILRGQPLEDAMPWFKLLLAFDLVFVTACIVVFPYTIEE